In Panthera tigris isolate Pti1 chromosome B1, P.tigris_Pti1_mat1.1, whole genome shotgun sequence, the sequence aatgtcaaagaagttattgccagtgttctaggatttttatagtttcaggtctcacattgaggtctttaatccattttgactttatttttgtgtaagtggtccagtttcattcttttgcattcagTCTTCCCAATACCAAtagctgaagagattgtctttttcacactggatattctttcctgctttgccaaagattaattgatcatatagttgtggattattttctaggttttctagtctgtcccattgatctaatTGCCTATTTTTGAGCTAGTATCATATTGTTTTGATCTCTATAACTTTATAActtgaggtctggaattgtgatgcctccagctttgcttttctttttcaaggttactCTAGCTATTTGGAGTCCATTGTGGTTCTattccaatttaaaatttttttttaacgtttatttatttttgagacagagagagacagagcatgaatgggggaggggcagagagagagggagacacagaatcggaagcaggctctaggctctgagccatcagcccagagcccgatgcggggctcgaactcacggaccgcgagatcgtgacctgagttgaagtcagacgcccaaccgactgagccacccaggcgctcctctattccaattttagaattgtttgttctgcctatgtgaaaaataccattggtatTTTGAAGGGATCACATCacactgctttgggtagtatagacattttaacattgtttgttcttccaatccaagagcgtgaaatgtcttcccatttccttgtgttgtcttccatttctttcatcattgttttatagtttacagagtacagatctttcacctctttggttaggtttattcctaggtatcttattatttttggcgcaattataaatgggattgttttcttaatttctctttctgatgcttcattattggtatatagaaacgTAAGAGATTTCTAtagatttattttgtatcctgcaacattactgaatccatttatcagttctagtagtctTTTGGTGGggccttttggattttctataaatAGTTTCATGTCATCTGTATTGTTCATTTCAGAGGGTAACATGAGCACATATGTGTTGTGTGACTAGGAAGGTATGGTGAAAATGGGCATGCTCGGTGAGATTAAAGAATTGGCgttgaaattgaaataaataaatacttacttCATCTCATAATAACTGCACCTGGAATCGTTGCTTTCTGTAAACTTTCCTTAATAAAATGTTAGCCAAACCTCAATCGCTCAAAGGCTTTCAACTTGTGATCATTACACTTGAAGCACGTTTTAATATTTGCAGGATTACAACAACATATCTTAGCAAAGATTTAATGTTTGTCTAAACGACACTCACTTAAAAATctctgtagtttttatttcttctgacaCCTCAGTTATTTATGGTATGTGTAAACACAGGTCTTTAGAAGTTAACAGCTAGTggaagtgaaattattttaagtccCAGTTGTTCCACTGTCCCACTGTTAATCTGCTGTTCTGGATTTATCCCAGTGGCTGAGAAGACCAAAGAGCAAGTGACAAATGTTGGTGAGGCGGTGGTGACAGGGGTGACAGCAGTTGCACAAAAGACAgtggagggagcagggagcatCGCAGCTGCCACTGGCTTTGGCAAAAAGGATCAGTTGGGCAAGGTATGGTTGCATACATTTTATGTTGCATTTGCAAAGTCTCGGGATCACAATGCATTTTCATGGAAGGCAAGAATAAGATGCTTATTTGAGGGAGGGCTGACTCACCCTCctctcgttaaaaaaaaaaaaaaaagatctacctTCATGTGTGCATTCTTTTTGGAGGCATTAATCCAGATAAATGCCGTGAAAACTGTACAGTAATCATGattgtttcattttctggaagaaagttaatgaaatgaacaaatgtaataaatatgaaaagagcTATGACATTTCAGAAAGAATGGGTGCTTTCACGTTAGCTATGAGTCTTGCAATCTCTCTTTGTTGAAACATAACAAATGCTTTGTGCCCAAATGAcagattttcaaaatgaagatCTTTTAGTTGATTTCTTTATAATGACATCATCTCTTATTAAATGGTACATTTGCTTATCGCATAGCAGTTAATTTGCAAATACATGTTTGTGGGAACGAAGAGACTTAAATTGTATACCAACCGGAGATTGTGCTTTTGGggtgattttaaaattctcagaacTTTGAATGCATTTCTTGACAAATATGAGACGCTAGTAAGAATATACAAAAGATACTATGACTTTCATTTTGACAGGTAAGTGATAGAAAATGAGATGTCAACTGGAATATGAAATTTCATAAATTTCGAGACCACAGCAGCAGACATTTTTGCTGTTTCTCTGACACCATGGCCTCCTTGCTACTCCTTAAACAAACCAAGAACTCCCTTGCCCTGGCTCCTCTCTCTGTCTAGAAGGCTCTTCCCCAAGGTTGTATACTTGGTTCACGGCCTCATCTTCTCAGGTCTTGTTAAATgacaccttctcagtgaggcctacCCTGTACTATTTGAGATTGGAGTCATTCTCTTCACCTCTGGTATTCCCAGTCTccctactgtttatttttttccttttataccaAAGCATGTATCACCTTTAAGAATCATgaataacttacttttttttaaatatctgttgttattttctttgtcGCCTCCTAAAATATAAGCACCATGAGGGTGGAATATATTGATTTTGTTCACTGATATTTCACAAGTATCTggaacagtacctgacacatagtagataattaggaatatttattaagaaggaaaagaaggaaggaaataagtaaacaagcaaagtgatttttatttctgtatctaatAATTATGTGGATAGTATAGCAACTGTGGCTATTCAACTATCTGAAAGTTATAACCAAAGAGATTTTGGAatagatattttgaaaaactataagaaaatagcTTTACTTGCTGGCAAACTACTCTGGGTTATTTCCACTCCATACAATGCTATGTAGCAGGCCTGCTTTGATGGATCATTAAAACATTGATATTAGAAACACAGGACTAAAAACCTGTGACATACTGAAATTTATCACATGTATTTATATCATCTGGGAAACTTATGCTAGTTATAGAAAATCTGGGCTGGGATTCTAGTGAAGTTCTTCAGCCTACACTGAAATGTATGGCTGGTGAAGGTAGTATTCTTTTGTGTGGATTACGCTTTTCAAATAATCATATTTCTTGTGATAATAGTCATACaaatttctactttctgtctcaatttataattatatttgtagCTTTAGTACTTTTCAAAAGTTAGGAGGGACCGCAGGTATTAGAACAGAAGCAGTTAACCTGTTTGGTGTCCTAGACTTTTCTGCCAAATCTGATAGAAGCTGTGGACTCTCTTCTCAGAAATATACACAATGAAAGGCTTAGGGGGGTCTTGGAAGCCCATAAATAGACAGAGTCCATGATTTAGACCAATTCTCTGTGCAGATGGGGAAAGTGAAATCTGCAGAGGGGAAGCGAGCAGTCCAAGATCACATGGCCAATTGTAATTGATTGGATACCAGTACGGCTTTTCCCATCCACTATGTCCCTTCCCTAATCACTTACCTTCCCTTTGAGCTTTTATAGCTGACTTGTGGACAACCAGAAATAACTGGAAAAATTCTATGCTTCCgaatattaaaaaaacagggaAACATGTATCATCTGCTTCTCACCCCTACGTAAGGCCTACAGTGTAAATTGCAAATAAGGCATGAAAGTGCTTCATTTCTTAAGAAATTGGGCTtggtttttacttttctaaaaatattactaTTATCTTCATACTTTAAAGCAGAAATCTAAATGATataacaaaattaaccatttggAGATATTTCTCTTATGTGTACTTACAAgttcttccaagtttttaatatgaaaatgaagCCATAATACCTAGAAATTGCAGTAtagttctataaaaaaaattaaactagaatttaaatagctGATTTTCATCCCTGCTCTATCACCAACAGGCTGGATGACCTTTTGAGAATCTCCTAAAactctttctcaaataatgaGAAACTATACCAGAAAACTGTTAAAGCCCAATTTAGCAACCATGTTCTGAGTTTCTATTATAACTCAAGAAAGATGCTAATAATCTTTCCGTTGTGGCTGTATCTATGAAATCCCCCAAATGCTAGAGAGTTTAGATAAATCATTCAATTTACTCATTATGAGATTGTGAAGTAGTGTAATTTCATCATTCAAACTCTGATCAAAATGATTCTGGTAAATGGAAATAAGCAAATTATCAAAGCTTTAACCACTTGTTAATGATTCCATCGACATACTCATTCTTCACTCAAGAAATAATGCTTGCTCGCTGTATGTCAGAAAACTATACactgttttttctcttcattaagcttacagtctagtgacAAAGATTAATAATAAGCATCTAATTGCCACACAATATGTATGCAGTTCTAAACTGTGAAATGCTATGGAGTACATAATGCTGAGGATATCCCAGCTAGTATGCAATAGGGGTAAGGGAGAACATTACAAAGGCTTCCCTGAAGAAGTGATGTTTGCACTGAGATCTAGAAAAATGGCTGGCAATTAATAAGCAAGTGGAAGTTGGAGAAAAAACATTGCAGGCAAAAGTAACAACATGAGGAAATCTCATGTGGTAGGAGGGGACTATGGACTGTAGCTGGAGCCACAGAAAATAAGGTAGAAGGAGCTGGAGAGGTGTGTGGAGGTCACATCCTGGTTGGCTGGGTTGAGAATGTTGGTCTTTATTCTAAGAATGAAGGaacctattaaaaatttttaagcaaggATGTCAGCTTATAATTTTGCCTGTTGAATAGATGTCTCTACCTGTCAGGCAGGAAACATTaaagggagggaagagtggaAACCAGGGACAGTTAGTGGGCTATGATGGAAAGAGGAGATGAGTGCATATTCTAAGATGTTagtgggggaagagaaaggaaaggattaaTATGAAAACTATGTAGGAGGTAATATCAACAAGATTTGGTGGTTCATTTCATGATACTGGAGGGAAGAGGGATATGATTAGCAGGACTACTGGGTTGTTGGAGTGGATTGTTGGCTGTGCCATTCTGTTGGCAGTTGGTGCTTCTCTTGAATATCAAGAACACTGCAAAAAGAGTGGCTATATTGATGTTTAGCCCTCATGCCTTTTGAGAGTATTTGGCTCATTACTCCCTGATTAGTGGAAcaaatctccccccaccccccgcccgcccatttctttcctccttccttctctccttcttttcctccccttctcccttccacccttccttcttttctttatttcctccctgtggtgttttctcttcctttttttttttctttaatcaagaGCTCCAGTAGCTCATTTTGGTTTTTCCGgtttttgataaatttatttctttgggaaTGTTTGCTTTGGTGTACTCTATCTCCTTTTGATGTTAACAGAGAGATATAATGACAGATATGTAagtattattttgaatttgaatttcatatgaatGAAGCTATCCTTAGATCTAATTTCTAATTATAAGACATTAGATTAAAGGACAAATAGGATGTCTTGAATTTTAAGAATTTGCTTTATCAAATATTATTAGCTCCTCTACTGAATACATTAGAATAATACATCTACTGATCTATATTTTTACCTGTGTGCACACAGAGGTTATAGCTACACAATTTATTTCCTAAAGCTTATTTGATTGGCATGGTAGAAAACAGGCTGCAAATGCACTGGCAGAAATACTCAATCTTTAAGTTCAAACAGAGTTATATAGACAAAATTTGTTTACTACTTCTATTGAGAACAAGTTATCTGCTGATACCAAGACTATTACAAACCAACAATCAAGTAAGAGGTTCTGTAGTACATTTATGTGTGCAGTATACAGCTAGTCACTACATTGACTCCATTACAACCCCTCAACAGTGCTTTGCATGTGGTTACTGCTTAAATAAATCCTTGCTGAAcaaataagtgtttatttattgctttctGGAATACTCTAGAAGAGCTGGATCCTCAGTGTCCCTGAAGTCtatacttttgtaaaatatatatattttaatttatagagAGTGAAAGTTCTGCATCTCCTATAGAGCCACTGCCTGACAAATAGTACAGCAGTCAGCTTCATTATCACATGCCATTTAGGCATTGAACTATCTGCATGGAAATTAATAGGTTTCATTCAGGAAATAAGCTTGAAATATCTATAGCCTCAGATACTTGAAATATTcaagttcatctgtttttatttttcctcagaatCAGAGTGAAGTGCCTAAACAGtatgaaaaaaatagatcagattttaagaattttttactGGCTCCAGCCTACTTATCTGGAAAATATTGATTTCAAATGGATAGTAGCATGCATACTCTGTGCTCCTGCATTAATTCATAAGAAGATAGCTAACCAAGTTTGTGCTGGAGGAGtaaaacaaagcaggaatgaaaaaTAACAGGTTTGAcataatttataacatttaaatgtCCTTCTACTTAACTTTCCTTTGACTTAGCAGAGCTACGATGTCTAGCTTGATGCagacttatttttaaacacttgaGTATTATAGACTTTCTAATCAAATAATCAGATGATGGATGTTGACATCAGCTAACTCATTTATGCTGATTTCATAAATAAGCCAAAGGTGACAGTCAATCTTTCAGATTTCTTTGAAGAAGCATATACCTATTATAGGTATAATCTTAATAGTGTATTGTTTATAACAAGGTAACAGGAGATGTCAAGATTAACAGCATCATAATCTTAGCTTAAAGCATGTTGTAACTAAAGAAAAAACCTAATTGatctgatttctttgttttaacatGTCTATAATCAGTAATATTTTGCAATGTGGCatataaaaaatcaatatttgaaGCTCATATGAAAGTCCACTAATATTACATGAAGTCTTTCCACTTGGAAACACATCTGTTATGTTGGACTTTCTTTATATCTCATAATATTTCACTGGGTTCGGGAAGGATTAATCATGATTCCTAATGACACTTAATCTTGTAAGGTTGTGAATGGGAAGGTGCACAATAATTGTACATGAAGTTGTAAGGAACATAGGCTTATGgttatgttttcattaaaattcaatagcattcattcatttaatgggTACTTTGTATGTGCTGGACACTCAGCTGGGCACCATGAGGAATACAGAGGTGGATAACACACGGATAGCTCCAGCCTTCAAGAAATGTGGGGTCTTGGCATAGCACTGACATATTTACCCCTGGGGAAAAAGGAGCATCTCTGCTCTTTGAGACTGTGTATGTATCTGTAAAAAGTACATATCCACCATAAGGGAAAAAATGCTTGTTgttaagaatgagagagagatctGTACTCTCAATATatattctactttaaattttgtttttgtcagcAGGCCATGAAATTACCTCACACACATAGAGATAACAGCCACAATATTTTAGCTGTTtagacagaaacataaaaattctcCCACCTGAGTCCTAGGACCAGTTGTTAATAATGTGTAAGGATTATAACCCCGCAATAGGTACATGGCCACAAATCCAATTTCCGTCTTCAAAGAACCAGTTGTGATAGTAGTTTGTTTGTTAGAAAATGTATTATAGGAAGAGTCTGATAGAACTGCTTCAAGGCACACCAGCAAATAGCTTTAAACCATATTTCTGAAATTGGCTTATTCCTTCATAAATGCTTAATGTGAATTAAAATTCAGTGAATGCACCGTGAAAGCAATAGCCATACTTTTATGAATCAGTCTTTACTGTGCATGTGGCTAACACCTATTGCAAATGTCCCTTCACCTGCAAAAAGAACATGATAATTTTGATAGTTTCATGAATCAGATACTATTATATGTAGAAAGATTTCAAGCTaaggtgttttcattttaaaactctgCTACTATCTGAGCCGTATTTCCACCTCGTAATTCAATGGAAAACctggaaaaagaatattaatatgTTTCGGTGACAGGAATAAAGGtaatagatgtatttttttcattatgacaTACAGTAGTCATTTCCCAAACTTCAATGATAATCagttttcttgtttctaaaaAGTAAGAATAATTTGAATTTCTGCCCCTTCAGATATAGGCTTTTAGTTTTCCAATTTTCAGGGAGATAGTTGAGGGTGTTTGctttatcaaaagaaaatagatatttaaaaaacacaaaaatctagGGCAAAATATATTTACTTGAATTCAAAGGAATAGAAATAAGGTAAATGAGATGCCAATTGTGTTTTGCATGCAACTACACAATTATGGAACTAGAATTGAATGATATATCTCATCAACCCAATTGTTCCCTGATGAGGAGAAAATAAGTAGTTAGTAAATTCAAATAGGAGGTAAttcttttataagaaattttatcAAAACTTTGCAAAACATTGAAATCTTTaagttacaattttttaaagtttaaattcaagttagttaacatacagtgtagtcttggcttcaggagtagaacccagtgtttcattatttacatataacaccagtgctcatcccaaaaagtgccctccttaatgcccatcacccatttaacccttcCCCCCACCTATTGGCCCTCCAgaaacccttagtttgttctctgtatttaagtctcttatggtttgcctccctctctgtttctatcttatgttttcttcccttcccctatgtttaaccattgtgtttcttaaattccacatatgagtgaaatcacatatctgtctttctctgacttattttgcttagcaggatacactctagttccatccacattgttgcaaatggcaagttacAATTTAAATATTCCTCTATCAGGTGATTCTAGAATCACTAaacagatattttgaaaattctcaaaGTAGTAATTAATTCTTAATATGGCTATGGTGGTACATTAATACAAAGAACACTGAGCTAGAAATTAtgtgttttgaataaataaataattgaatgaataaaaaagtttttttaaaagaatatatattttatcttcctGGTTAGAAGTAGAAACTACCTtacttttcctttgtgttcttcACACTAACACAACATAATAAATTTATTTGGAACTGAATTCATAAGAATGAATTCATTTGGCAGCTTTTTAAATTGTGAACTATAACATGTGAACTGTTAatttatgaattttagaatttaagaGTTTAAGACTAGAATTTAACTGTCTGACAAGCCATAATAGCAAATTATCTCCaattcacatacatatacacactttATCCTATTTAATTGTTGGAAATGCTCAAAAAAGTGGAGAATTGTCCTTTCAATATACACTGTGCTAATTTATGCCACAAGAGTTTTCTGAGTATGTACATACAGCTTTGTCTGAAGGGCCCAGTTTTTGGCCAGTAGACTGTGTATTATTTGCTATCTAGTGAAATTGGAGAAAGCACGTGCTCCAGCTACATCACTGAGTTTGAAGATTAATATAATTGTCATGAAAAGCATACaatgacattaaaaatacttcatcTTCAATTTTTACCATTATGATGTATGTAAAGTAGGCACCTTAAAAAGTAATCTTCACTAAATACTAATAACTGCTTAAAGTAATAACCTTTCCCTCGTAGTCTTTCTGCAAGGGAAACTAACActtgggaatttaaaacaaaagcagttCACAAGTTTTCTAATTAAAGCTGCTCTATATCTGTTCTTTTGACTCCCCATGATAGCCACTGACCTTTATCTTTGTACTGGGTTTCTGATTTACCTGCATCATTTGATTTGGTCATGTGTAGGAGAAGCATGGCTCAAAGCTCAGGGCATGGGCTTTAAGTCAGGGAACATGGAATTGgtcttgtctctctccctctgctgagTGATATCATCTCACCCCTCTGAGCAtggattttctcatctgtgaaataaaaggGCTGGATTAAATGAAgtcaaaatgttttaagtatgtTTAATGGCTTGAATTTTAGGCCAGTTTGTTCAGTTACACATTGCCAGACCTCAGAATTCATTTAACCTTTCTAAACCAAAGCTACTTGAGTGTCTGTAACTGGCCAGCCACTGCACAGAGTCTTTGTGAATGAAGTGAAATCATGCACACAAAAGATAAACATGAACTGTAACATGTTATACAGTGGGGACATTTTATTAAGAAGAGGCTGTATTTTCATTGAAATGTGTTAGATATATAATTATAGGTCTCGTTTATATAAGTAAATTGTAaacacagaaaatgtaaaaaccattcaaTGAACATCCTACTTTATTTagctaaataaaatgaagttacattactattatttttcctctgattTCCTCAATGTGGTTCTACTAAATATTACACACATGatataaatagaaagaaataatttagggAAACAGGTGTAaatgaagttaaatttttttttctttgaaatagaagaaaattttttttctttgaaataaaattccaGATCCCTAGTATCTTATTAGGAGTAGAGGTGCTGTCTTTTCTAAATGCCTTTTTAATACCAAAGCCATAGAGAGTAGTTCTGGGCGTTTAGTGGAGCTCAGGTCTGGAGCTCAGGCTGACTGAAATTGTTCTCATTCACtcttgttgtctttttcttaataaGGTTGGTGTGTAGGTCCTGGGTTAGAGATATTTAGAGAGATCATCAGGACTAAGCATCTCATATCTAAATCCTATTCTTTTATAGCCATTTTCTATAAAATCTCTTGAACAAGCCAAAAGAAATGACTTTCTTCATTCCTATGAAGTTTTTGTACCAAATGCTGATGAAGCTCCCTGCTGACCTGTATAGGGACATGTCTAAGATTTGCCCGTGTATCTTCTCGGCTCCTTCCCTTATACTCAAAGGAAGGAAAGTCCACTGAAGGGAAGAAGGCCAGAGAGTTTTTCCTGAAGCTAATTTTCTATGCCAAAACTTTCTAGAATGGGAGCTTCCAGAGGAGGTACAATCCCAAGCTTATCTGACTTTGACACCTTCATGATAAGCACTAATGCTTAGTTTATAACATTTAAGGCCTTGcatttaatgtttagttatttccCATGTTAAGCAGACTTATTGTATAAATATTCAACTAAATGCAAGGTTTACTTGTTGCCAGAACTTAACATGAGCTCAAAGTTtcctctccccaagttcacctgaAAATGAGGTGATATGTCTGCAaagggggaaagaagggaggatagGAACAACAATATCCTTGCTCTTGATTGGGTCTGGTTTTCATTTAGCACAGCTATTAATGTCCTGGGGTGACTCTCTGATGTGGTATATGGTGTGGTCTAAATGTGCCCATCTATCCACTCCTGTTCTCCTGTCATCTCCTGCTTCTGTCATCCACACTTGGCCACCAGAGCCCATATACTCCTCTTTTTACCTGATCTGGGCTCAGGGGAAATTTAGGAACCCCTGCCACACCAGCCTCAACTCTTAGGAATCAGGGGATGTAGGTGTGAGGGGAGCAAGATTAAACTCTCCAACTTGGTATATCAGCCCCCCATGTCTGTGTGATTATTTGCTCATACTCTATTAGCATTAGGAAAGCTATTTGGTCTTACTCTTCAGGCAGAATCCCACCAGGGAATGAGATGTGAGCTTGCCCAGCTCACAGACCTCTCCAACTTCATGAGTTACCACTCATAGAGAAATATTCAGAGAGAAGTATTCAGAGCAAAATACAGATTCTGACACTCCACTAATACTTTCTTTCAAATCTATTTCCCTAGaaatctctctcctctttctttttatactttactgttgggaaaacaatggaaaagggTCTGGAACTTGagcttttataatttactttcagTGGCTCAACTGTGATCTTATTTCACAGCAATCCTCACACCTGTTTAAATGTGGGATAGGGAATTGCCTATTACAGCTATTACCCAAGGTTACAGTGCCTTCAGTTGGTGTTTCACATTTCTGGCAACTTTATGTGACAGATGTCCACTCAATCACCAACATGATGGTTGGAGCACAAATTGATACATATCATTCTTGAGTACATGTTGGAAATCTATATTAAAGGCACTGAAATTATGTATATTCTTTCAATCAACAGTTTCACTTCTAAATGACCattaatttaggggcacctggtggctcagtcagttgagcatctgactcctgattttgactcaggttatgatcccagggtcatgggattgagccccacatcaggttctgtgctaagcatggaacctgcttgggagtctcactctttttccctctgctcctttccccccagcttattcactctctctctctaaaataaaattaaaaaaaaattatcatgaatttatttatttatattttttgtttatttatttttgaaagagagatagagtgtgagcgggggagagcagacagagaggaagacacagaatctgaagcaagctccaggctctgagctgtcagcacagagccaaatgtgggactcaaactcacaaacggtgaggtcacgacctgagctgaagtcggatgcttgactgactgagccacccaggtgtcccactcaTCACGAATTTAAATATAAGGATATTCATCTCAGCATTGATTATAATGTTAAGTTGAAGAAAATTGTTAGTAGTTTGACAATAGGGTTTTAGATAAGGTTGATAAGGCCTAAGATATGGGTGATCCATACAGTGGTATGCTGAACAGCCATTAAAACGTTGGAGTAGAAGAATAGAATACTTCATGGAGTGGAATGACGCTCTTGTTGCATTAAGTGAAAAGAACAGATTACTAAACAATATGAACAGTTTGTATAGTATTACCTATTTCTATTTAGAAACCATCTGTGCctggtgtatgtatgtataaagacCTCAAGTAAATGCAtcaggctctcagtttttctcagtGAAGCACTCTTTGCATTTctggttgaataatattttgcTTTGGAGAACTCTCTCATTCATAGGCATTGCCTGTGAGATGCCAGCACTATCCCTCAGGCATTACAGCAACCACAAAAAGTCCTCCCACGATGTCCTTGAGGAAACACTACAGTAGACTTTTTCTGGGTCACGGATTATAGTCATTTTATTGGCTCCCCTTGcttacttatattttctttaatttcctttaataagTATGTATCAGACTCATAACAAAAGCATAATA encodes:
- the SNCA gene encoding alpha-synuclein isoform X2; translated protein: MDVFMKGLSKAKEGVVAAAEKTKQGVAEAAGKTKEGVLYVGSKTKEGVVHGVTTVAEKTKEQVTNVGEAVVTGVTAVAQKTVEGAGSIAAATGFGKKDQLGKNQSEVPKQYEKNRSDFKNFLLAPAYLSGKY